A genomic window from Lotus japonicus ecotype B-129 chromosome 1, LjGifu_v1.2 includes:
- the LOC130744419 gene encoding uncharacterized protein LOC130744419 — protein sequence MMLRWWCGEHQVACPICLQVSNDCQGFLRPASIFWYNSLIWCAIDCFHEPIVDASHKYEIPNNYLLIHVGLEPPQITFGYTVDCVDIKKQPAFDHPLLRNHKLQRKPSFQNIMGKADERNSSAKLIGFGLEKNQCPVGTVPIRRTTKEELIRGKSLFNYPNLTSGQLGTHIAEVTYGPFGFRRFYGASGMVSVWNPRVNQDQTSASHMWVQNGYGDGTNKITVGWHSDNFKKTGCYNLHCPGFVQINREHD from the exons ATGATGCTCAGATGGTGGTGCGGAGAACATCAAGTTGCTTGCCCAATTTGTTTGCAG GTTAGCAATGATTGCCAAGGGTTTCTTAGACCAGCTTCCATTTTTTGGTATAATTCTCTCATATGGTGTGCAATTGATTGTTTCCACGAGCCTATTGTAGATGCATCTCATAAATATGAAATTCCAAACAATTATTTACTTATCCATGTAGGCCTAGAGCCTCCTCAG ATAACTTTTGGGTACACTGTTGATTGCGTTGATATTAAGAAGCAACCCGCCTTTGACCATCCTTTACTACGGAATCATAAGTTACAG CGTAAGCCAAGCTTTCAAAATATAATGGGAAAAGCTGATGAGAGAAATTCAAGCGCTAAACTTATTGGATTTGGGCTTGAGAAAAATCAATGTCCAGTTGGAACTGTTCCCATTCGGAGGACAACAAAAGAAGAACTCATCCGAGGAAAATCACTATTTAACTATCCCAATTTGACATCAGGACAACTAGGAACTCAT ATTGCAGAAGTAACTTATGGACCATTCGGATTTAGACGTTTTTATGGAGCTAGTGGAATGGTTAGCGTATGGAATCCAAGAGTTAACCAAGATCAAACAAGCGCCTCTCATATGTGGGTTCAAAATGGATATGGAGATGGTACCAATAAAATCACTGTTGGGTGGCAT TCAGACAATTTCAAGAAGACTGGATGCTACAATCTTCATTGTCCAGGTTTTGTTCAGATAAACAGAGAACATGAT